A region from the Halobellus litoreus genome encodes:
- a CDS encoding DUF6432 family protein — protein sequence MRARREFRDRRDVEVAVLDALVDRAGDGMTVFEVRAAVDADIDDIEDALAALKRDGLISVENGDDDRVVILVADKVVPDPQEAQNEEQSVVDAIRDRLGL from the coding sequence ATGAGAGCGCGGCGCGAGTTCCGAGACCGGCGTGACGTCGAAGTGGCGGTGCTCGACGCACTCGTCGATCGTGCGGGCGACGGAATGACAGTCTTCGAGGTGCGCGCCGCCGTCGACGCCGACATCGACGACATCGAGGACGCGCTGGCGGCGCTGAAGCGGGACGGCCTCATCTCGGTCGAGAACGGCGATGACGACCGGGTCGTCATCCTCGTCGCCGACAAGGTCGTCCCCGACCCGCAGGAGGCACAGAACGAGGAGCAGAGCGTCGTCGACGCGATTCGGGATCGGCTGGGGCTCTGA
- a CDS encoding DUF5611 family protein: MKEYKMRRGETLEDRIPDMESTVEDYFGPISGTMEYKGSDLYVVEEPSNPVFKRVVAGAVSYSGKKDRLGVEFEERDPTELSPDDLEAAGDAVDAKNDFLLEATGRDAKSRRDSMKRDVEDDAPDY, translated from the coding sequence ATGAAGGAGTACAAGATGCGTCGTGGGGAAACGCTGGAGGACCGCATTCCGGATATGGAGTCGACCGTCGAGGACTACTTCGGCCCGATTTCGGGGACGATGGAGTACAAGGGAAGCGACCTCTACGTGGTCGAGGAGCCGTCGAACCCGGTGTTCAAGCGGGTCGTCGCGGGAGCGGTGAGTTACAGCGGCAAGAAGGACCGACTCGGCGTCGAGTTCGAGGAGCGCGATCCGACGGAACTGTCACCCGACGATCTCGAAGCCGCCGGCGACGCGGTCGACGCGAAGAACGACTTCCTCCTGGAGGCGACCGGACGGGACGCGAAGTCGCGTCGCGACTCGATGAAACGCGACGTCGAAGACGACGCGCCGGACTACTGA
- a CDS encoding ATPase domain-containing protein, producing MHERDRLSTGIAGLDEILDGGLIRERAYMVTGGAGTGKTIAGLHFLSEAIEAGEDALFVAFEEDPADLADDAAGVGFDTSDITFLDLSPDAARFVDDQSYDVFEPDVVEGSGVAARIVEAVEATAPDRVFVDPLTHLQYLAPDEYQYRQEVAGFVQYLTDAGATVLFSSQAAVEGERATLEYLCDGSIRLDHAPKGRTIEVTKFRGSDFRSGAHTVRISDSGMSVFTKLSPDSHGRIRESRTLSSGVDELDKLLHGGIESSTVTVVSGPSGVGKSTTATQFASEAAARGDRAVFYLFEETRDTFVRRSKGVGVPIEELEADGTLAVEEVEPLSISPDEFAQRVRTEVEQRDAEFVVIDGISGYRLSIRGDESELIRELHALGRYLKRMGVSAIFVDDLDSVTGDFEPTSSNISYLADNLLFLRYLEAYGELRKAAGVLKKRTGDFERTLREFEIRDNGVHVGEPLTGLRGVLTGTPEWGSDRPFGPDDGDSDSPSDRTDSHK from the coding sequence ATGCACGAGCGCGATCGTCTCTCGACCGGCATCGCCGGCCTCGACGAGATTCTCGACGGCGGGCTCATCCGGGAGCGGGCGTATATGGTGACCGGCGGGGCCGGAACGGGAAAGACGATCGCGGGACTTCACTTTCTCTCCGAGGCCATCGAAGCGGGCGAAGACGCTCTCTTCGTCGCCTTCGAGGAGGACCCCGCGGACCTCGCTGACGACGCGGCGGGGGTCGGCTTCGACACGTCGGACATCACGTTTCTCGACCTCTCGCCCGACGCGGCCCGGTTCGTCGACGACCAGTCCTACGACGTGTTCGAACCGGACGTCGTCGAGGGCTCCGGCGTCGCCGCGCGGATCGTCGAGGCGGTCGAAGCGACCGCTCCCGACCGCGTCTTCGTCGACCCGCTGACCCACCTCCAGTACCTCGCCCCCGACGAGTACCAGTACCGCCAGGAGGTCGCCGGGTTCGTCCAGTACCTCACCGACGCGGGGGCGACCGTCTTGTTCAGTTCCCAGGCCGCCGTCGAGGGCGAGCGGGCCACGCTGGAGTACCTCTGCGACGGGAGCATCAGGCTCGATCACGCGCCGAAGGGGCGGACGATCGAGGTGACGAAGTTCCGCGGCTCGGACTTCCGCTCGGGGGCGCACACGGTGCGGATCTCCGATTCGGGAATGTCGGTGTTCACGAAACTTTCGCCCGATTCGCACGGCCGAATCCGGGAGTCGCGGACGCTCTCTTCGGGCGTCGACGAACTCGACAAACTGCTCCACGGCGGCATCGAGAGCAGCACGGTGACCGTGGTGAGCGGCCCCAGCGGCGTCGGGAAGTCGACGACGGCGACGCAGTTCGCGAGCGAGGCGGCTGCGAGAGGCGACCGCGCGGTCTTTTACCTGTTCGAGGAGACGCGCGACACCTTCGTCCGCCGCTCGAAGGGGGTTGGCGTCCCGATCGAGGAACTGGAAGCCGACGGGACGCTCGCCGTCGAAGAGGTCGAACCGCTCTCGATCTCTCCGGACGAGTTCGCCCAGCGGGTCCGGACCGAAGTCGAGCAACGCGACGCCGAGTTCGTCGTGATCGACGGCATCTCCGGCTACCGGCTCTCGATCCGCGGCGACGAGTCGGAACTGATCCGGGAACTGCACGCGCTCGGACGGTACCTCAAGCGGATGGGCGTGAGCGCGATCTTCGTCGACGACCTCGACTCGGTCACGGGCGACTTCGAGCCGACGAGTTCGAACATCAGCTACCTCGCGGACAACCTCCTGTTTCTCAGATATCTGGAGGCGTACGGCGAACTCCGCAAGGCGGCCGGCGTGCTGAAAAAGCGGACCGGCGATTTCGAGCGGACGCTGCGTGAGTTCGAGATCCGGGACAACGGCGTCCACGTCGGGGAACCGCTGACCGGGCTCCGCGGGGTTCTCACGGGAACGCCGGAGTGGGGGAGCGATCGCCCGTTCGGGCCGGACGACGGCGATTCCGACTCGCCCTCCGATCGCACCGATAGTCACAAATGA
- a CDS encoding ROK family protein: MAYYVGVDLGATNVRAVVADDDGTVIGRSDRGTPRGPTGITVTEAVLRVAREACAEGGVEPEQVNAAGIGAIGPLDLAEGTVENPANLPDTIDRIPLTGPLSVLFDTDRVYLHNDTNAGVIGERFYSDRNPDDMVYLTISSGIGAGVCVDGNVLSGWDGNAGEVGHMTVDPQGLLTCGCGHDGHWEAYCSGNNIPRYAQFLYEEDDVETTLPIEAPEFSAVDVFAHDGEDEFATHVVEQLAHWNAMGVANIVHAYAPLIIYVGGAVALNNPERTLDPIRERMDEMVMSNVPEIQLTTLGDDVVVKGALASAMTDGTGDRTRL, encoded by the coding sequence ATGGCCTACTACGTGGGCGTCGACCTCGGGGCGACGAACGTCCGTGCGGTCGTCGCCGACGACGACGGCACGGTCATCGGACGCAGCGACCGCGGGACTCCGCGGGGGCCAACCGGAATTACGGTCACCGAGGCCGTCCTCCGGGTCGCGCGGGAAGCGTGTGCCGAGGGCGGTGTGGAGCCCGAACAGGTGAACGCCGCGGGGATCGGCGCGATCGGCCCGCTGGACCTCGCGGAAGGAACGGTCGAGAACCCCGCGAACCTCCCGGACACCATCGACCGCATCCCGCTCACCGGTCCGCTGTCGGTCCTGTTCGACACCGACCGCGTGTACCTCCACAACGACACGAACGCCGGCGTCATCGGCGAGCGGTTCTACTCGGACCGGAATCCCGACGATATGGTCTATCTCACCATCTCCTCGGGCATCGGCGCGGGCGTCTGCGTCGACGGCAACGTCCTCTCGGGATGGGACGGGAACGCGGGCGAGGTCGGACACATGACCGTCGACCCGCAGGGACTGCTCACCTGCGGCTGCGGCCACGACGGCCACTGGGAGGCGTACTGTTCGGGCAACAACATCCCGCGATACGCGCAGTTCCTCTACGAGGAGGACGACGTCGAGACGACGCTGCCGATCGAGGCCCCGGAGTTCTCCGCGGTCGACGTGTTCGCCCACGACGGCGAGGACGAGTTCGCCACGCACGTCGTCGAGCAGCTCGCCCACTGGAACGCGATGGGCGTCGCGAACATCGTCCACGCGTATGCGCCGCTCATCATCTACGTCGGCGGCGCGGTCGCGCTCAACAACCCCGAGCGGACCCTGGATCCGATCCGCGAGCGGATGGACGAGATGGTGATGTCGAACGTGCCCGAGATTCAGTTGACGACGCTCGGCGACGACGTGGTCGTGAAGGGGGCACTCGCCAGCGCGATGACCGACGGGACCGGGGACAGAACGCGGCTGTGA
- a CDS encoding aminomethyltransferase family protein — protein sequence MTVVTELHEDHGATFEERGGRRVVIDYGRPERTTLAVRNGAGVIEMGYGVVVVEGDDRIEFVDDTVSNRVPRSDGEGVYALLLDPQGRIETDLYVYNAGERLLCFTPPAHAEPLAAEWAEKVFIQDVEVREASTDFAIFGVHGSKSTEKVASVLNGAGAPEPELTFVRGSMGGEGVTVIAGDGLAGEEGYEIVCGVDAAERVFETLLTFGMNAVPFGYRTWEILTTEAGTPLFDTELDGRIPNVVGVRNALDFEKGCYVGQEVVSKVENRGRPSQRLVGLRLDGHDGDEGWTLPDAGASLVARRGGGDTDETVGEVTRAVESPRLGRSIALGFVDAGVAAEINDESGPSLVVRTADGTVEATVAPLPFVEGSAVSARLPSYPGE from the coding sequence ATGACGGTCGTCACGGAACTACACGAGGATCACGGTGCGACGTTCGAGGAGCGCGGCGGTCGTCGGGTCGTCATCGACTACGGCCGTCCGGAGCGGACGACGCTCGCGGTCCGCAACGGCGCCGGCGTGATCGAGATGGGCTACGGCGTCGTCGTCGTCGAGGGCGACGACCGGATCGAGTTCGTCGACGACACGGTGTCGAATCGAGTCCCCAGATCCGACGGCGAGGGCGTCTACGCGCTGCTTTTGGACCCCCAGGGCCGCATCGAGACGGACCTGTACGTCTACAACGCCGGCGAGCGGTTGCTGTGCTTCACTCCGCCGGCGCACGCGGAACCGCTGGCCGCCGAGTGGGCCGAGAAGGTCTTCATTCAAGACGTCGAGGTCCGCGAGGCGTCGACCGACTTCGCGATTTTCGGCGTTCACGGCTCGAAATCGACCGAAAAGGTCGCGAGCGTACTCAACGGGGCCGGCGCGCCCGAACCCGAACTCACCTTCGTCCGGGGATCGATGGGTGGCGAGGGCGTCACCGTCATCGCGGGCGACGGCCTCGCGGGCGAGGAGGGGTACGAAATCGTCTGCGGCGTCGACGCCGCCGAGCGCGTCTTCGAGACGCTCCTGACGTTCGGGATGAACGCCGTTCCGTTCGGCTATCGGACCTGGGAGATCCTCACGACTGAGGCCGGAACGCCGCTTTTCGACACCGAACTCGACGGCCGGATCCCGAACGTGGTCGGCGTCCGCAACGCGCTCGATTTCGAGAAGGGCTGTTACGTCGGCCAGGAGGTCGTCTCGAAGGTCGAGAACCGCGGGCGGCCGAGTCAGCGGCTGGTCGGGCTCCGACTCGACGGACACGACGGCGACGAGGGGTGGACGCTGCCGGACGCCGGCGCGTCGCTCGTCGCTCGACGGGGCGGAGGCGACACCGACGAGACCGTCGGCGAGGTCACCCGGGCCGTCGAGAGTCCGCGCCTGGGTCGATCGATCGCGCTCGGCTTCGTCGATGCCGGAGTTGCGGCGGAAATCAACGACGAAAGCGGGCCGTCGCTGGTGGTCCGAACTGCCGACGGCACGGTCGAGGCGACCGTCGCTCCGCTGCCGTTCGTCGAGGGGAGCGCCGTTTCGGCGCGTCTCCCGTCGTATCCGGGCGAGTAG
- a CDS encoding PAS domain S-box protein, protein MTDGTQSIRGTNVLVLVSNRGNRRVLVDWVQSASAYSLVTPSDASESDRLPAFDVCLADRTGLRQFADEIRRAQAAASTFLPCLLVVERDRSFEGIEASARGLIDDVVSAPLDPARLQFRIDTLARRRRLSQDLWEAEERYRRLFELAPNAKVLVADGEIRAANRAAEQLLDRDSAALSGLSLETFVAESDRASFSELLDDAPADIDSTGPTFRTVSLEVGDRTALCETAAVHTGEGDELLVLLQDVTERVERERRLELYRRAMDEASIGITITDPSLSDNPMIYVNEKFVEITGYDREAAIGRNCRFLQGERTDRQTVARIRRAIDRDLPVSVIVVNYRKSGELFYNALDVMPVSDASGTVTNYLGFQRDVTEWVRNRRRLSVLDRVLRHNVRNRMNVVTGYAEELADHEDPAVRGAAERILDAGEDLLGQSETARQFRDVVSDEVATVETRDLVVDTREAIEEVRSGYPNAPVHTSLPDEAPIRGDQGVPLAVAEIVENAAEHGDPPIVVRVDPGPDETLLSVTDQGDGIPKHEHTVFADTEESPTEHAGGVGLWLVRWTVERVGGRIDYAEDDGTTIELRFSTPDGNRDIDRDGFRV, encoded by the coding sequence ATGACCGACGGGACGCAGTCGATCCGCGGGACGAACGTCCTCGTCCTCGTTTCGAACCGCGGGAACCGGCGCGTTCTCGTCGACTGGGTGCAGAGCGCGTCGGCGTACAGTCTCGTCACGCCCTCCGACGCCTCCGAGTCGGACCGACTGCCGGCGTTCGACGTCTGCCTCGCCGACCGGACCGGTCTGCGCCAGTTCGCCGACGAGATCCGTCGAGCGCAGGCGGCGGCGTCGACGTTTCTCCCCTGTCTGCTGGTCGTCGAGCGCGACCGAAGCTTCGAGGGGATCGAGGCGTCGGCTCGCGGGCTGATCGACGACGTGGTGAGCGCGCCGCTGGACCCCGCGCGACTCCAGTTCCGGATCGACACGCTCGCCCGCCGTCGCCGGCTCTCACAGGACCTCTGGGAGGCCGAGGAGCGGTACCGTCGCCTGTTCGAGTTGGCCCCGAACGCGAAGGTGCTGGTCGCCGACGGCGAGATCCGCGCGGCCAACCGCGCCGCCGAACAGCTCCTCGACCGCGACTCGGCGGCGCTATCGGGCCTCTCCCTCGAGACGTTCGTCGCCGAGTCGGACCGCGCGTCGTTCTCGGAGCTCCTCGACGATGCCCCGGCCGACATCGACTCCACCGGGCCGACGTTCCGAACGGTCTCGCTCGAGGTCGGCGATCGGACCGCGCTCTGCGAAACCGCCGCCGTCCACACCGGTGAGGGCGACGAACTGCTGGTCCTCCTGCAGGACGTGACGGAGCGGGTCGAGCGCGAACGCCGTCTCGAACTCTACCGCCGGGCGATGGACGAGGCGAGCATCGGGATCACGATCACCGACCCGAGCCTCTCGGACAACCCGATGATTTACGTCAACGAGAAGTTCGTCGAGATCACCGGCTACGACCGCGAGGCGGCGATCGGTCGCAACTGCCGGTTCCTCCAGGGCGAGCGAACGGACCGACAGACCGTCGCGCGGATCCGGCGTGCGATCGACCGCGACCTGCCTGTCAGCGTGATCGTCGTCAACTACCGGAAGAGCGGCGAACTGTTCTACAACGCGCTCGACGTGATGCCGGTCAGCGACGCGTCGGGAACGGTGACCAACTACCTCGGATTCCAGCGGGACGTCACCGAGTGGGTCAGAAACCGACGCCGACTCTCGGTGCTCGATCGGGTGCTTCGACACAACGTCCGCAACCGGATGAACGTCGTCACCGGGTACGCCGAGGAGCTGGCCGACCACGAGGATCCCGCGGTCCGCGGCGCGGCCGAGCGAATTCTCGACGCGGGCGAGGACCTCCTCGGCCAGAGCGAGACCGCGAGGCAGTTCCGCGACGTCGTGAGCGACGAGGTGGCGACGGTCGAGACGCGGGACCTCGTCGTCGACACGCGCGAAGCCATCGAGGAGGTCCGCTCCGGCTATCCGAACGCACCCGTGCACACGTCACTCCCCGACGAGGCCCCAATCCGGGGCGATCAGGGCGTTCCCCTGGCCGTCGCCGAAATCGTCGAAAACGCGGCCGAACACGGCGATCCGCCGATCGTCGTTCGGGTCGATCCCGGACCGGACGAGACGCTCCTCTCGGTCACGGATCAGGGAGACGGGATCCCCAAACACGAACACACCGTCTTCGCGGATACCGAGGAGAGCCCGACGGAACACGCCGGCGGGGTCGGTCTCTGGCTCGTCCGCTGGACGGTCGAACGGGTCGGGGGACGGATTGACTACGCCGAAGACGACGGGACGACGATCGAACTGCGCTTCTCGACCCCAGACGGGAATCGCGACATCGACCGCGACGGGTTCAGGGTGTAA
- a CDS encoding geranylgeranyl reductase family protein has protein sequence MYDFAVVGVGPAGARFARRAAESGYDVVAFEQGTVGTPLACSGHVSTDIWDYVPDDAKADLLQNRVYGARFHVGGPDSAAYPFYKREEISNVIDRVELDRTLADCAREAGADVREEHTVVDVDERHDGVELTVSNAGGTETVRAKMVAGCDGPTSRVRRQCGLPEPAEILHGVLAFDPDPDDGDFVDVHLTAPRFFAWRIPRGDAGVEYGLAAPPGRSVNDLFERLTDAYAVETEHFCSGAIPIGPPERVHGRRAFLLGDAAAQTKPFTGGGILYGMTAADCAARTVDPDDPGTLREYESAWRSELSREIALGHWLRRAYSLPEPIQRLGLRTLSGEIGVHMDRPTSFFSREHLTKLVGR, from the coding sequence ATGTACGATTTCGCGGTCGTGGGCGTCGGCCCCGCCGGCGCGCGCTTCGCCCGGCGCGCGGCCGAGTCCGGCTACGACGTCGTCGCCTTCGAGCAGGGAACCGTCGGGACGCCGCTCGCGTGCTCGGGGCACGTCAGCACCGACATCTGGGACTACGTCCCCGACGACGCGAAGGCCGACCTCCTCCAGAACCGGGTCTACGGCGCGCGGTTCCACGTCGGCGGCCCCGACTCGGCGGCCTACCCGTTCTACAAGCGCGAGGAGATCTCGAACGTGATCGACCGGGTCGAACTCGATCGCACGCTCGCCGACTGCGCTCGTGAAGCGGGTGCGGACGTCCGCGAGGAGCACACCGTCGTCGACGTCGACGAGCGCCACGACGGCGTCGAACTCACCGTCTCGAACGCCGGGGGGACCGAGACCGTCCGGGCGAAGATGGTCGCCGGCTGCGACGGCCCGACATCGCGCGTGCGCCGACAGTGCGGGCTCCCCGAACCCGCGGAGATCCTCCACGGCGTCCTCGCGTTCGATCCCGACCCCGACGACGGCGACTTCGTCGACGTCCACCTCACCGCGCCGCGGTTTTTCGCCTGGCGCATCCCGCGCGGCGACGCGGGCGTCGAGTACGGCCTCGCGGCCCCGCCGGGACGCTCGGTCAACGACCTGTTCGAGCGACTCACCGACGCCTACGCGGTCGAGACGGAACACTTCTGTTCCGGCGCGATCCCGATCGGCCCGCCCGAGCGGGTGCACGGCCGGCGCGCGTTCCTGCTCGGCGACGCCGCCGCGCAGACGAAGCCGTTCACCGGCGGAGGCATCCTCTACGGGATGACGGCCGCCGACTGCGCCGCGCGGACCGTCGACCCCGACGATCCGGGGACGCTCAGGGAGTACGAGTCGGCGTGGCGGTCGGAGCTCTCCCGGGAAATCGCGCTGGGACACTGGCTCCGCCGCGCGTACTCGCTTCCGGAACCGATTCAGCGGCTCGGCCTCCGGACGCTCTCGGGCGAGATCGGCGTCCATATGGACCGTCCGACCTCGTTCTTCTCGCGGGAGCACCTGACGAAACTGGTCGGCCGGTAG
- a CDS encoding universal stress protein, translated as MAIETILLAVGPRDKDRIGRLTEETLDVAVPTGATVVVGHVFTSEEYDEVLDKLEFDREVDEVSADDVAGRHATVREIVDRLDEAGVDYEVRGAVGDHADSIVELAETSDADRVIVGGRQRSPTGKAVFGSTAQTVMLEAPCPVTFVRSGTK; from the coding sequence ATGGCAATCGAGACGATTCTCCTGGCTGTTGGACCGAGAGATAAAGACCGGATCGGTCGCCTGACCGAGGAAACGCTGGACGTCGCCGTCCCGACGGGCGCAACAGTCGTCGTCGGGCACGTGTTCACGTCCGAGGAGTACGACGAGGTGCTGGACAAACTGGAGTTCGACCGCGAGGTCGACGAAGTATCCGCCGACGACGTCGCCGGCCGCCACGCGACCGTCCGTGAGATCGTTGACCGACTCGACGAGGCCGGCGTCGACTACGAGGTCCGCGGTGCGGTTGGCGACCACGCCGACTCGATCGTGGAACTGGCCGAGACGTCCGACGCCGACCGCGTCATCGTCGGCGGCCGTCAGCGCTCGCCGACCGGGAAGGCGGTCTTCGGGAGTACCGCCCAGACGGTGATGCTCGAGGCCCCGTGTCCGGTCACGTTCGTTCGGAGCGGAACCAAGTGA
- a CDS encoding WD40/YVTN/BNR-like repeat-containing protein, which produces MTTCYAASGAGVLVVRNVAADGDGREASSDDPAAVGPTAGYAFERDDVECLDASSDAPERVFCGTFDAGLHRSVDGGRTWERVGEGVLEPSVTSVTVSPHDPDVVYAGTEPSRAYRSADGGDTWAELAELTDLPSAPTWSFPPRPDTHHVRWIEVDPGDPNHLYVAVEAGALVQTHDGGETWEERAPSTRRDTHTMAVHPDAPDVVRAAAGDGYAESRDGGKSWSFPQAGLKHRYCWSVAIDPGDPGCVLLSAASGARRAHTSGAAASYLYRRLEHRDDAVGDAAGAAEESGATDADWERLDGAGVPTGEGLLRPVLAPGTVDGELFALTDRGLFRTDDGGDSFGRVDVEWPETFRGTTASGLAVVEDR; this is translated from the coding sequence ATGACTACCTGTTACGCCGCCTCGGGCGCGGGCGTCCTCGTCGTCCGCAACGTCGCTGCCGACGGCGACGGTCGCGAGGCGTCGAGCGACGATCCCGCCGCCGTCGGACCGACCGCCGGGTACGCGTTCGAGCGCGACGACGTCGAGTGTCTCGACGCGTCGAGCGACGCCCCCGAACGCGTCTTCTGCGGGACGTTCGACGCGGGACTGCACCGCTCGGTCGACGGCGGACGGACCTGGGAGCGCGTCGGCGAGGGCGTCCTCGAACCGTCGGTGACGAGCGTGACCGTCTCGCCGCACGACCCCGACGTCGTCTACGCCGGAACCGAACCGAGCCGCGCCTACCGCTCCGCCGACGGCGGCGACACGTGGGCGGAACTGGCCGAACTCACCGACTTGCCCTCCGCGCCGACGTGGTCGTTCCCGCCGCGTCCCGACACGCACCACGTCAGGTGGATCGAGGTCGATCCCGGGGACCCGAACCACCTCTACGTCGCCGTCGAGGCCGGCGCGCTGGTCCAGACCCACGACGGCGGGGAGACCTGGGAGGAGCGCGCGCCGTCGACCCGCCGCGACACCCACACGATGGCGGTCCACCCCGACGCGCCCGACGTCGTTCGGGCGGCCGCGGGCGACGGCTACGCCGAGAGCCGCGACGGCGGCAAGTCGTGGTCGTTCCCCCAGGCGGGGCTGAAACACCGCTACTGCTGGAGCGTCGCGATCGATCCGGGCGACCCGGGGTGCGTGCTCCTCTCCGCGGCGTCGGGCGCACGGCGGGCGCACACGTCCGGGGCGGCCGCGTCGTATCTCTACCGCCGACTGGAGCACCGCGACGACGCCGTCGGCGACGCGGCCGGCGCTGCCGAGGAGTCCGGCGCGACCGACGCCGACTGGGAACGCCTCGACGGGGCCGGGGTGCCGACCGGCGAGGGGCTCCTCCGGCCGGTCCTGGCGCCCGGCACCGTCGACGGCGAACTGTTCGCGCTCACGGACCGGGGGCTGTTCCGAACCGACGACGGCGGCGACAGTTTCGGCCGCGTCGACGTGGAGTGGCCCGAGACGTTTCGGGGGACGACGGCGAGCGGGCTTGCGGTCGTCGAGGACCGATGA
- a CDS encoding DUF7093 family protein codes for MGLKCRLLGHAYGDSEVERNREEQGDEVVVTIREVQVCERCGAEQVVSQNKEVTAIRSPAEVGLDDAEPADGDAPSTADDTPAPPTQSETADGPGTTPAESGGAADASTDRPAADASPEGATASASADDRSDGSAPAAGASGDAAGGAEADGQVADSSGTGPESEPAGASAEPIEDAESDGWETGSDDWDDVEAGPDADDAVILDDEETERDEAQWPEETDADPTGATRHPGPADDEMSAADDAPGSDDAPTPEDEAEVTNDAEIIDGDAAVDDAPPERGHGEWPERDDAPSASQWPEHDGEDEGYDATADGDPDVDLGGNGLTPEVNGRADLDESGDRSVQGVAVERDRPADRQQRGGADASEAAQDKGFIRAGESTSLESDVPDDHIEFYCPNCGHARTAGASSMRAGDICPECKQGYIAERER; via the coding sequence ATGGGACTCAAGTGCCGTCTTCTCGGGCACGCCTACGGGGACTCCGAGGTCGAACGCAACCGGGAGGAACAGGGGGACGAGGTCGTCGTCACCATCCGCGAGGTGCAGGTGTGTGAGCGGTGTGGCGCCGAGCAGGTCGTCAGTCAGAACAAAGAGGTGACGGCGATTCGCTCGCCCGCCGAAGTCGGTCTCGACGACGCCGAACCGGCCGACGGCGACGCCCCGTCGACAGCCGACGATACGCCCGCGCCACCGACACAGTCGGAAACGGCGGACGGACCGGGGACGACGCCCGCCGAATCCGGTGGAGCGGCCGACGCGAGCACAGACCGACCGGCGGCGGACGCAAGCCCCGAGGGCGCGACCGCGTCGGCGAGCGCGGACGACCGGTCGGACGGCAGCGCTCCCGCTGCGGGGGCATCCGGCGACGCCGCCGGGGGAGCGGAAGCAGACGGGCAGGTAGCCGACTCGTCGGGTACGGGTCCGGAAAGCGAGCCCGCGGGAGCGTCGGCCGAACCGATCGAGGACGCCGAATCCGACGGGTGGGAGACCGGGAGCGACGACTGGGACGACGTCGAGGCCGGTCCCGACGCCGACGACGCCGTCATTCTCGACGACGAGGAGACCGAGCGAGACGAGGCGCAGTGGCCCGAGGAGACGGACGCCGATCCGACCGGGGCGACGCGGCACCCCGGCCCGGCCGACGACGAGATGTCGGCGGCCGACGATGCACCGGGGAGCGACGACGCGCCGACGCCCGAGGACGAGGCGGAAGTGACGAACGACGCCGAGATCATCGACGGCGACGCGGCGGTCGACGACGCGCCGCCGGAACGCGGCCACGGCGAGTGGCCCGAGCGGGACGACGCCCCGTCTGCGAGCCAGTGGCCCGAGCACGACGGCGAGGACGAGGGCTACGACGCGACGGCCGACGGAGACCCCGACGTCGACCTCGGCGGGAACGGTCTCACGCCGGAGGTGAACGGCCGCGCGGACCTCGACGAGAGCGGCGACCGTTCGGTGCAGGGCGTCGCCGTCGAGCGGGACCGTCCGGCCGACCGGCAGCAGCGCGGGGGAGCGGACGCGTCCGAAGCGGCCCAGGACAAGGGGTTCATCCGCGCGGGCGAGTCGACGTCGCTCGAATCCGACGTTCCGGACGACCACATCGAGTTCTACTGCCCGAACTGCGGTCACGCTCGAACGGCGGGCGCGTCCTCGATGCGCGCCGGCGACATCTGTCCGGAGTGCAAACAGGGGTACATCGCCGAGCGCGAACGGTGA